The Candidatus Oleimmundimicrobium sp. DNA segment CCGGTTCCGGCTTGCCGAGAAAGGCGCAGAGCTCGGCCCAGCCGTGGCCCTTGGTGAGGTCCATGGTCAGCAGGTCTTGCGGGCGTTCCGCGAAGTAATGTTCGACGCGGCGGGTGTGTTCGGCATGGATGTAGCGGAAGCGTTCCTCGTTGAAACAGGTCACGCCGTAGATCATGGCGCGGTAGAAATCGCGCGGGTGGCCGGGTTTGGGGGGGGCGCTGTTGAAGGGCGCGTCCTGCTGCGACCTGATCCAGCTTTCAACCGGTCGGTGGGTTTCGATGAATTTCGCGCC contains these protein-coding regions:
- a CDS encoding sulfotransferase, which produces MNIICIGLPKTGTTSLHNALKYLGYTSVHFANDPVTVDQLRRGDYRLKVLEEHDAISDIPVPVIFPQLDTAFPGAKFIETHRPVESWIRSQQDAPFNSAPPKPGHPRDFYRAMIYGVTCFNEERFRYIHAEHTRRVEHYFAERPQDLLTMDLTKGHGWAELCAFLGKPEPAIPFPRKNVKPKNPAA